In Arthrobacter ramosus, one DNA window encodes the following:
- a CDS encoding efflux RND transporter permease subunit — MMGTILRWVLQFRFLVLALAAGILGFGFTSLPGMAVDAFPEFAPPQVEIQTEALGLSAAEVEQLITSPMEADLLNGVAWVEAIHSRSVPGLSSIQMVFKPGTDLFRARQLVSERLTQARALPNVSAAPVLMQPLSSTSRVMMIRLTSQEMSAIDMSVLARWTMKPGLLAVPGVANVSIWGLRDQQLQVLVDPKQLEAKGVTLDEVITTTGNAVWVSPLSYLEASTPGTGGFLETGHQRLGVQHVLPITTPEDLGQVSLEGPAGKLVLGDVAHVVTDHQPLIGDALSGKDAELLLVIEKFPETNTMDVTRGIDDALHALQPGLSGVTIDTTVYRQAAFIQEEVGTLGVALLVSLLLIATMFGAFFRSWRTAVISLVTIPVSLTAAALVLYLRGTGINTMVLAGMILALAVIVGDVAEDLYGAVRAGRAGARSGVGPGVAESSAALVTGSLRAVRTPILYSLLIMALSVLPVIFVPGEDGALFGPLLLSYLLTLAVAMIVALTVTAALVFVLPVGRTTAREGRTLSRVHSRYGRALSRAAGKARWVFASAAVIALAGLALAPQLATGRPTVPVLPDKTLVVQWSTIAGTSDQEMSRITDAAAQELRALPGVANVGGHVGRAITSDQVGDISAGELWVTVSAEASYRDTAAAVQHVVNGYPGLTSKVSTYPQQKIDQIHEAADPGFTVRVYGLDMATLRQKAEEVRQILARTGGVVNPHVDAAVQQPIVEVQVDLAAAQKAGVIPGDVRRAAAALLQGIEVGNIYQQQKVFSVIVKGTPSTRNSLTSVRELLIDTPGGGHVRLGDVAQVNMVGNEAVILHDDTSRRIDVKAEIQGRALNDVQQDIEKGLQQLQFPLSYHAEILTQYAELQNSARWLWLLAAVAAAGILVLLQTALGSWRLGATVFLGLIAALSGGVLAAQMTGGINSLISLPAFSAVLGIAVRGSILLIRHARSLGSEDSAAHGPALVIRSARDRLMPVLMSALMTALALLPLVLIGGVVGTEIIQPLAVIIWGGLLTTTLFLLFVLPALLLRFGPDPAPRTATRNDSLLRAQSEDAP; from the coding sequence ATGATGGGCACGATCCTCCGATGGGTACTCCAGTTCCGGTTTCTGGTCCTGGCATTGGCAGCGGGGATCCTGGGGTTCGGCTTCACGAGCCTGCCGGGCATGGCAGTGGATGCCTTCCCGGAATTCGCCCCTCCACAAGTTGAAATCCAGACCGAGGCCCTGGGGCTCTCCGCCGCGGAAGTTGAACAGCTGATCACTTCCCCCATGGAGGCGGACCTGTTGAATGGTGTGGCCTGGGTGGAAGCCATTCATTCCAGATCCGTCCCGGGCTTGTCATCGATCCAGATGGTGTTCAAGCCGGGGACCGACCTTTTTCGGGCCCGCCAGCTTGTGTCCGAACGTCTGACCCAGGCACGCGCGTTGCCGAACGTGTCTGCCGCGCCCGTCCTGATGCAGCCGCTCTCATCGACGAGCCGGGTCATGATGATTCGGCTGACCTCCCAAGAGATGTCGGCCATTGACATGTCCGTTCTGGCCCGCTGGACCATGAAGCCCGGCCTCCTGGCGGTGCCCGGCGTCGCGAACGTGTCTATTTGGGGCCTCCGCGACCAGCAACTGCAGGTCCTGGTCGATCCTAAACAACTTGAGGCCAAGGGCGTGACGCTGGACGAGGTCATTACTACCACCGGCAACGCCGTGTGGGTGTCGCCGTTGAGTTACCTTGAGGCGTCCACACCCGGCACCGGCGGCTTTCTGGAGACCGGCCACCAGCGGCTCGGAGTTCAGCACGTCCTGCCGATCACCACGCCCGAGGATCTGGGCCAAGTCAGCCTGGAGGGGCCGGCCGGAAAGCTGGTGTTGGGCGATGTCGCCCACGTCGTGACCGATCACCAGCCGCTGATCGGGGATGCACTTTCCGGCAAGGATGCCGAATTGCTCCTCGTCATCGAGAAGTTCCCGGAGACGAACACGATGGACGTGACCCGGGGCATCGATGATGCGCTCCATGCCCTCCAGCCCGGGCTGTCCGGCGTCACGATCGATACCACCGTCTACCGACAGGCAGCGTTCATCCAGGAAGAGGTCGGCACGCTTGGTGTCGCACTGCTTGTCTCCCTGCTGCTGATAGCCACCATGTTTGGCGCGTTCTTCCGCTCCTGGCGCACCGCGGTCATCAGTCTGGTCACGATTCCGGTCTCACTGACGGCGGCAGCCTTGGTGCTGTATCTGAGAGGCACCGGGATAAACACGATGGTCCTGGCCGGGATGATCCTGGCCTTGGCCGTCATCGTTGGTGACGTCGCCGAAGACCTCTATGGTGCAGTCCGCGCTGGCAGGGCAGGCGCCCGGTCCGGCGTCGGGCCCGGCGTCGCGGAGTCGAGCGCCGCCTTGGTGACGGGGTCCCTGCGGGCAGTGCGAACGCCGATTCTCTACTCTCTGCTGATCATGGCGTTGTCGGTGCTGCCCGTGATCTTCGTCCCGGGCGAAGACGGAGCGCTCTTCGGCCCGCTGCTCCTTTCCTACCTGCTCACCCTGGCTGTCGCGATGATCGTGGCGCTGACTGTAACCGCGGCGCTGGTCTTCGTCCTGCCGGTCGGCCGGACCACCGCAAGGGAAGGACGCACCCTGTCCCGGGTCCACAGCCGATACGGCCGTGCCTTGTCCCGGGCAGCGGGAAAGGCTCGGTGGGTATTCGCGAGCGCTGCGGTCATCGCCCTTGCCGGGCTTGCCCTCGCGCCCCAGCTAGCCACCGGCCGTCCGACAGTGCCCGTCCTGCCGGACAAGACACTCGTGGTGCAGTGGAGTACGATCGCCGGCACATCAGACCAGGAAATGAGCCGGATCACTGATGCGGCCGCCCAAGAGCTCCGGGCACTTCCCGGCGTGGCCAATGTGGGGGGACACGTCGGGCGCGCGATCACCTCGGACCAGGTGGGTGACATCAGCGCCGGGGAGCTCTGGGTGACGGTTTCCGCGGAGGCCTCCTACCGCGACACGGCGGCGGCAGTCCAGCACGTGGTAAATGGGTACCCGGGGTTGACCAGCAAGGTATCCACGTACCCGCAGCAGAAGATCGACCAGATCCATGAGGCCGCCGACCCCGGATTCACCGTCCGGGTATACGGCCTGGATATGGCCACGCTCCGCCAGAAAGCTGAGGAAGTGCGGCAAATCCTGGCCCGGACCGGCGGCGTCGTCAATCCCCATGTCGACGCGGCTGTCCAACAACCAATCGTCGAAGTCCAGGTTGACCTGGCCGCGGCCCAGAAGGCGGGTGTCATCCCCGGCGATGTCAGGCGCGCGGCCGCTGCCCTGCTGCAGGGAATCGAAGTCGGCAACATCTACCAGCAACAAAAAGTCTTCTCGGTGATCGTCAAAGGAACCCCGTCCACCAGGAACAGCCTTACCAGCGTCCGCGAGCTGCTGATCGACACCCCTGGCGGCGGGCACGTACGCCTCGGCGACGTTGCCCAGGTCAACATGGTCGGGAACGAGGCGGTCATCCTGCACGATGACACCTCGCGCCGGATCGATGTGAAGGCTGAAATTCAGGGGCGCGCGCTCAACGACGTACAGCAGGACATCGAGAAGGGCCTCCAGCAACTTCAGTTCCCGCTCTCTTACCATGCGGAAATCCTCACCCAGTACGCAGAGCTGCAGAATAGCGCCCGCTGGCTGTGGCTGCTGGCGGCGGTCGCTGCGGCCGGAATCCTCGTGCTTCTCCAGACGGCGCTCGGAAGCTGGCGGCTAGGTGCGACGGTCTTCCTGGGCCTGATTGCGGCGCTCTCGGGCGGGGTGCTCGCAGCCCAAATGACGGGCGGAATCAACTCCTTGATCTCGCTTCCTGCCTTCTCCGCCGTCCTGGGCATCGCCGTGCGTGGCTCCATCCTGCTGATACGGCACGCCCGAAGCTTGGGATCCGAGGATAGCGCGGCCCACGGGCCCGCTCTCGTGATCCGAAGCGCGCGGGACCGGTTGATGCCCGTGCTGATGTCGGCCCTGATGACGGCTCTTGCCCTACTGCCGCTCGTACTCATCGGTGGCGTGGTCGGAACGGAAATCATCCAACCGCTCGCCGTCATCATCTGGGGCGGGCTGCTGACCACGACGCTTTTCCTGCTATTTGTCTTGCCCGCACTGTTGCTTCGATTCGGACCGGATCCGGCGCCTAGGACCGCAACCCGGAACGATTCGCTGCTCCGGGCACAGAGCGAGGATGCACCATGA